The following coding sequences lie in one Cloeon dipterum chromosome 1, ieCloDipt1.1, whole genome shotgun sequence genomic window:
- the tutl gene encoding protein turtle isoform X1: protein MGMCVGPLVGYIREAVTCLLALTSVCNVFLLLFFATPGVKCFQDAVHITAILGESVVFNCHVEFPGDHPVPYVLQWEKKVGDTGLEIPIYIWYDSYPTHSGEGYEGRVSRVASDSPYGLASLNLTNIRESDQGWYECKVVFLNRSPNSHKNGTWFHLDVHAPPRFGITPEDIIYVNLGDSIILNCQAEGTPTPEILWYKDQNPVEPSATTGIFNDGTELRISNIRHEDIGDYTCIARNGEGQISHTARVIIAGGAIIMVPPTNQTKLEGEKAQFSCEAKALPGNVTVKWYREGTPVKEVSSLETRVTVRRDGSLIVNPVSADDSGQYTCEVTNGIGEPQAASAHLNVEYPAKVTFTPIIQYLPFRLAGVVHCYIKANPPLQYVTWTKDKRLLEPYQTKDIVIMNNGSLLFTRVNENHQGRYTCTPYNAQGTQGSSGPMEVLVRKPPVFTLEPESLYQRKLGESVEMVCEAQEAEGTQKPVIQWSRRDGQNLQRNRIKMNGGNLTIENLRRTDFGFYQCVASNEVATIVSTTQLVVEGTQPHAPYNLTANASEFSVHLTWLPGYSGGPDFKQDYTIWYRETGASDWSTIPVTPPGSTEITIQRLTPSTDYQFQVVGKNSLGDGMFSQIIAVQTKDIYDYSNIVFPTDSDGGILIPPVMRPKGPKPGPPRNVTVNEISNGFLINWQAPAERSHLVQYYTIRYKTDAQWKILNKGQIRAEETSYLVKNLVGGRTYYIRVYAHSLKNYESSDEVKFPVPARVKHKAITAGVVGGILFFIVAIILSVCAVKICNKRKRRKQEKALSAAYNMVACRTTDQMNGGQAAGQVPLKKSSSRRIPAVTVGAVKRLGAFFLSGLRRPPENPSPSPSPFGARSTDSEVELRAYYVRREMVYPLSSIARAADGRFVLDSASSSSSDEGGFAAAHREMLGQPAGWRRPILATPSMRSEASGESHTLPRQPLRHAIMRASSPGPLSTGTWPLHNFSDLSSVRQPSSMFMPDVSLPTPSQVASSLRSTHERYRQELPSLQAIHAEVSPRWQHVRVDVHQPAQHRLSGRHVHTTPLFRPLQPSSPEPGGQWALLPRSVRARPSPGSGGRRAALRHARSAPELRGGSPSRPSPHELSPESRSSSSGFGSKNNSQQTGSSSRSPPLPGPPYRPPPPPPLASWLRKPLPLYVMSAWPPPPYESPTSAAGRDASVDDHYEFDADLNTPVPTPSPGGPSDAYNTFLSTTSLSLTGSSSAAKHQDIEARVQAMKQEFQEYRERQARRRNKSQQQQQLESAC from the exons ATGGGCATGTGCGTGGGTCCATTAGTCGGCTATATCCGCGAGGCTGTGACCTGCTTACTTGCGCTCACCTCAGTTTGCAATGTATTCTTGTTGTTATTCTTCGCAACCCCAG GCGTCAAATGTTTCCAAGATGCAGTACACATCACTGCAATCCTTGGAGAGTCGGTGGTGTTCAACTGCCACGTCGAATTCCCAGGTGACCACCCGGTCCCGTATGTGTTACAATGGGAGAAGAAGGTAGGCGACACG GGACTGGAGATACCCATCTACATATGGTACGACAGCTACCCGACACACAGCGGTGAGGGCTACGAGGGCCGCGTGAGTAGAGTGGCCTCGGATTCTCCATATGGGCTCGCCTCGCTCAATCTCACTAACATCCGCGAGTCGGACCAGGGTTGGTATGAGTGCAAAGTCGTGTTCCTTAACCGTTCGCCTAACTCGCACAAGAACGGCACGTGGTTTCACCTGGATGTCCATG CGCCCCCACGTTTTGGTATTACCCCAGAGGATATAATTTATGTTAACCTGGGGGATTCGATAATTCTAAACTGCCAGGCTGAGGGTACCCCGACGCCTGAAATTCTGTGGTACAAAGATCAGAATCCGGTGGAGCCCTCGGCCACCACTGGCATCTTTAATGATGGAACTGAACTGCGTATCTCCAATATCAGACACGAGGATATTGGAGACTACACTTGTATAGCTCGGAATGGCGAGGGTCAGATTAGCCATACTGCCCGAGTGATCATTGCCG GGGGCGCCATCATCATGGTTCCACCCACCAACCAGACCAAACTCGAGGGCGAGAAGGCCCAGTTCTCGTGCGAGGCCAAAGCCCTGCCCGGCAATGTCACCGTGAAGTGGTACCGCGAGGGCACCCCTGTCAAGGAGGTGAGTTCCCTAGAAACCAGGGTCACCGTCCGCAGGGATGGCTCGCTCATCGTCAACCCGGTCAGCGCTGACGACTCCGGCCAGTACACCTGCGAAGTCACCAACGGCATCGGTGAACCGCAGGCCGCCTCGGCGCACCTCAACGTCGAGT aCCCTGCGAAAGTCACGTTCACGCCCATCATTCAATACTTGCCGTTCCGGCTAGCGGGGGTGGTGCACTGCTACATCAAGGCGAATCCGCCCTTGCAGTACGTCACGTGGACCAAAGACAAACGACTTCTGGAGCCATATCAAACCAAGGACATTGTCATCATGAATAATGGTTCGCTTCTCTTCACGAGG GTGAATGAGAACCACCAAGGGAGATACACTTGCACCCCCTACAATGCTCAAGGCACTCAAGGCTCGTCGGGACCCATGGAAGTGCTTGTGCGAAAGCCGCCCGTGTTTACTCTGGAGCCAGAATCGCTCTACCAACGCAAATTGGGTGAGAGCGTCGAGATGGTGTGCGAGGCGCAAGAAGCCGAGGGTACTCAAAAGCCGGTGATCCAGTGGTCTAGG CGCGACGGCCAGAACTTGCAGCGCAATAGAATCAAAATGAACGGCGGAAACCTTACAATCGAGAATTTGAGACGCACCGACTTCGGCTTCTACCAGTGTGTCGCGAGTAATGAGGTGGCTACCATTGTTTCGACGACGCAGCTTGTGGTCGAGGGAACCCAACCCCACGCGCCATACAACTTGACGGCCAACGCCAGCGAATTCTCGGTCCATCTCACTTGGCTGCCCGGCTACAGTGGCGGACCAGATTTCAAACAAGACTACACAATCTG GTACCGGGAGACCGGGGCAAGCGACTGGTCGACCATCCCTGTCACACCGCCAGGGAGCACTGAAATCACAATCCAACGCCTGACACCATCCACAGACTACCAGTTCCAGGTGGTTGGTAAAAACTCGCTTGGTGACGGCATGTTTAGCCAAATTATTGCTGTACAGACCAAAG ACATTTATGACTATAGTAATATTGTTTTTCCGACTGATTCTGATGGAGGAATTTTGATACCTCCTGTGATGAGACCGAAAG GTCCAAAGCCAGGACCACCGAGGAACGTGACTGTCAACGAGATTAGCaatggatttttaatcaacTGGCAAGCACCAGCTGAGCGCTCACACTTGGTCCAGTATTATACAATTAGGTATAAAACGGATGCTCAGTGGAAGATCTTGAACAAAGGGCAGATAAGAGCTGAAGAAACATCATACTTAG TAAAAAACTTGGTGGGAGGCCGTACCTACTACATACGTGTTTATGCACACTCGCTCAAAAACTATGAAAGTAGTGATGAAGTCAAATTCCCTGTCCCTGCACGAGTCAAGCATAAGGCCATTACTGCAGGCGTAGTGGGTGGAATTCTATTCTTCATTGTGGCCATCATTCTGTCGGTCTGCGCCGTCAAAATCTGCAATAAACGCAAACGCAGGAAACAAGAGAAAG CCCTTTCTGCTGCATACAACATGGTGGCGTGCAGAACCACAGACCAAATGAATGGAGGTCAAGCAGCTGGCCAAGTGCCTTTAAAAAA ATCTAGCTCGCGCCGAATACCAGCTGTGACCGTCGGGGCCGTAAAACGCCTTGGAGCCTTCTTCCTCTCCGGCCTCCGCCGCCCTCCTGAGAACCCATCCCCCTCCCCATCCCCGTTTGGCGCCCGCTCGACCGACTCAGAAGTGGAGCTACGGGCGTATTACGTGCGTCGCGAGATGGTCTACCCGCTGTCAAGCATCGCGCGCGCTGCCGACGGCCGATTCGTGCTCGActcggccagcagcagcagcagcgacgagGGCGGCTTTGCAGCCGCGCACCGCGAGATGCTAGGGCAGCCTGCCGGCTGGCGGCGGCCCATCCTAGCGACGCCGAGCATGCGATCGGAGGCGTCAGGCGAGAGCCACACGCTGCCGCGGCAGCCACTGCGACACGCCATCATGCGCGCCTCGTCACCTGGTCCGCTCAGTACCGGCACCTGGCCCCTGCATAACTTCAGCGACCTCAGCTCGGTGCGTCAGCCAAGCTCCATGTTCATGCCAGACGTTTCACTGCCAACGCCGAGCCAGGTGGCCAGTTCGCTGCGCTCGACGCATGAGCGTTACCGACAGGAGCTGCCCTCGCTGCAGGCCATCCACGCCGAGGTGTCGCCGCGGTGGCAGCACGTACGCGTCGACGTTCACCAGCCAGCACAGCACCGCCTCTCGGGCCGCCACGTGCACACGACGCCGCTGTTCCGGCCGCTGCAGCCTAGCAGTCCGGAACCCGGCGGCCAGTGGGCGCTGCTGCCGCGGTCGGTGCGGGCGCGGCCATCAcccggcagcggcggccggcGCGCCGCGTTGCGACACGCTCGCTCCGCTCCAGAGCTACGTGGTGGCAGTCCGTCGCGACCGTCACCGCACGAGCTTTCGCCCGAGAGCCGCTCGAGCAGCAGCGGCTTCGGCAGCAAGAACAACTCTCAGCAGACGGGCAGCTCGTCGCGCTCACCGCCACTGCCGGGTCCCCCCTACCGTCCACCGCCCCCGCCACCCCTTGCCTCGTGGCTGCGCAAGCCGCTGCCCTTGTATGTGATGTCAGCGTGGCCACCACCGCCCTATGAGTCGCCTACGTCGGCTGCCGGCCGTGACGCCAGCGTCGACGACCACTATGAGTTTGATGCTGACCTAAACACACCGGTGCCGACGCCGTCGCCGGGCGGGCCGTCGGACGCGTACAACACCTTTCTGAGCACCACCTCGCTCAGCCTGACCGGGTCGTCGTCGGCGGCCAAGCACCAGGACATCGAGGCGCGCGTGCAGGCCATGAAGCAGGAGTTCCAAGAGTACCGCGAACGGCAGGCGCGCCGCCGCAACAAGAgccagcaacagcagcagctggAGAGTGCCTGCTGA
- the tutl gene encoding protein turtle isoform X4 codes for MGMCVGPLVGYIREAVTCLLALTSVCNVFLLLFFATPGVKCFQDAVHITAILGESVVFNCHVEFPGDHPVPYVLQWEKKVGDTGLEIPIYIWYDSYPTHSGEGYEGRVSRVASDSPYGLASLNLTNIRESDQGWYECKVVFLNRSPNSHKNGTWFHLDVHAPPRFGITPEDIIYVNLGDSIILNCQAEGTPTPEILWYKDQNPVEPSATTGIFNDGTELRISNIRHEDIGDYTCIARNGEGQISHTARVIIAGGAIIMVPPTNQTKLEGEKAQFSCEAKALPGNVTVKWYREGTPVKEVSSLETRVTVRRDGSLIVNPVSADDSGQYTCEVTNGIGEPQAASAHLNVEYPAKVTFTPIIQYLPFRLAGVVHCYIKANPPLQYVTWTKDKRLLEPYQTKDIVIMNNGSLLFTRVNENHQGRYTCTPYNAQGTQGSSGPMEVLVRKPPVFTLEPESLYQRKLGESVEMVCEAQEAEGTQKPVIQWSRRDGQNLQRNRIKMNGGNLTIENLRRTDFGFYQCVASNEVATIVSTTQLVVEGTQPHAPYNLTANASEFSVHLTWLPGYSGGPDFKQDYTIWYRETGASDWSTIPVTPPGSTEITIQRLTPSTDYQFQVVGKNSLGDGMFSQIIAVQTKGPKPGPPRNVTVNEISNGFLINWQAPAERSHLVQYYTIRYKTDAQWKILNKGQIRAEETSYLVKNLVGGRTYYIRVYAHSLKNYESSDEVKFPVPARVKHKAITAGVVGGILFFIVAIILSVCAVKICNKRKRRKQEKALSAAYNMVACRTTDQMNGGQAAGQVPLKKSSSRRIPAVTVGAVKRLGAFFLSGLRRPPENPSPSPSPFGARSTDSEVELRAYYVRREMVYPLSSIARAADGRFVLDSASSSSSDEGGFAAAHREMLGQPAGWRRPILATPSMRSEASGESHTLPRQPLRHAIMRASSPGPLSTGTWPLHNFSDLSSVRQPSSMFMPDVSLPTPSQVASSLRSTHERYRQELPSLQAIHAEVSPRWQHVRVDVHQPAQHRLSGRHVHTTPLFRPLQPSSPEPGGQWALLPRSVRARPSPGSGGRRAALRHARSAPELRGGSPSRPSPHELSPESRSSSSGFGSKNNSQQTGSSSRSPPLPGPPYRPPPPPPLASWLRKPLPLYVMSAWPPPPYESPTSAAGRDASVDDHYEFDADLNTPVPTPSPGGPSDAYNTFLSTTSLSLTGSSSAAKHQDIEARVQAMKQEFQEYRERQARRRNKSQQQQQLESAC; via the exons ATGGGCATGTGCGTGGGTCCATTAGTCGGCTATATCCGCGAGGCTGTGACCTGCTTACTTGCGCTCACCTCAGTTTGCAATGTATTCTTGTTGTTATTCTTCGCAACCCCAG GCGTCAAATGTTTCCAAGATGCAGTACACATCACTGCAATCCTTGGAGAGTCGGTGGTGTTCAACTGCCACGTCGAATTCCCAGGTGACCACCCGGTCCCGTATGTGTTACAATGGGAGAAGAAGGTAGGCGACACG GGACTGGAGATACCCATCTACATATGGTACGACAGCTACCCGACACACAGCGGTGAGGGCTACGAGGGCCGCGTGAGTAGAGTGGCCTCGGATTCTCCATATGGGCTCGCCTCGCTCAATCTCACTAACATCCGCGAGTCGGACCAGGGTTGGTATGAGTGCAAAGTCGTGTTCCTTAACCGTTCGCCTAACTCGCACAAGAACGGCACGTGGTTTCACCTGGATGTCCATG CGCCCCCACGTTTTGGTATTACCCCAGAGGATATAATTTATGTTAACCTGGGGGATTCGATAATTCTAAACTGCCAGGCTGAGGGTACCCCGACGCCTGAAATTCTGTGGTACAAAGATCAGAATCCGGTGGAGCCCTCGGCCACCACTGGCATCTTTAATGATGGAACTGAACTGCGTATCTCCAATATCAGACACGAGGATATTGGAGACTACACTTGTATAGCTCGGAATGGCGAGGGTCAGATTAGCCATACTGCCCGAGTGATCATTGCCG GGGGCGCCATCATCATGGTTCCACCCACCAACCAGACCAAACTCGAGGGCGAGAAGGCCCAGTTCTCGTGCGAGGCCAAAGCCCTGCCCGGCAATGTCACCGTGAAGTGGTACCGCGAGGGCACCCCTGTCAAGGAGGTGAGTTCCCTAGAAACCAGGGTCACCGTCCGCAGGGATGGCTCGCTCATCGTCAACCCGGTCAGCGCTGACGACTCCGGCCAGTACACCTGCGAAGTCACCAACGGCATCGGTGAACCGCAGGCCGCCTCGGCGCACCTCAACGTCGAGT aCCCTGCGAAAGTCACGTTCACGCCCATCATTCAATACTTGCCGTTCCGGCTAGCGGGGGTGGTGCACTGCTACATCAAGGCGAATCCGCCCTTGCAGTACGTCACGTGGACCAAAGACAAACGACTTCTGGAGCCATATCAAACCAAGGACATTGTCATCATGAATAATGGTTCGCTTCTCTTCACGAGG GTGAATGAGAACCACCAAGGGAGATACACTTGCACCCCCTACAATGCTCAAGGCACTCAAGGCTCGTCGGGACCCATGGAAGTGCTTGTGCGAAAGCCGCCCGTGTTTACTCTGGAGCCAGAATCGCTCTACCAACGCAAATTGGGTGAGAGCGTCGAGATGGTGTGCGAGGCGCAAGAAGCCGAGGGTACTCAAAAGCCGGTGATCCAGTGGTCTAGG CGCGACGGCCAGAACTTGCAGCGCAATAGAATCAAAATGAACGGCGGAAACCTTACAATCGAGAATTTGAGACGCACCGACTTCGGCTTCTACCAGTGTGTCGCGAGTAATGAGGTGGCTACCATTGTTTCGACGACGCAGCTTGTGGTCGAGGGAACCCAACCCCACGCGCCATACAACTTGACGGCCAACGCCAGCGAATTCTCGGTCCATCTCACTTGGCTGCCCGGCTACAGTGGCGGACCAGATTTCAAACAAGACTACACAATCTG GTACCGGGAGACCGGGGCAAGCGACTGGTCGACCATCCCTGTCACACCGCCAGGGAGCACTGAAATCACAATCCAACGCCTGACACCATCCACAGACTACCAGTTCCAGGTGGTTGGTAAAAACTCGCTTGGTGACGGCATGTTTAGCCAAATTATTGCTGTACAGACCAAAG GTCCAAAGCCAGGACCACCGAGGAACGTGACTGTCAACGAGATTAGCaatggatttttaatcaacTGGCAAGCACCAGCTGAGCGCTCACACTTGGTCCAGTATTATACAATTAGGTATAAAACGGATGCTCAGTGGAAGATCTTGAACAAAGGGCAGATAAGAGCTGAAGAAACATCATACTTAG TAAAAAACTTGGTGGGAGGCCGTACCTACTACATACGTGTTTATGCACACTCGCTCAAAAACTATGAAAGTAGTGATGAAGTCAAATTCCCTGTCCCTGCACGAGTCAAGCATAAGGCCATTACTGCAGGCGTAGTGGGTGGAATTCTATTCTTCATTGTGGCCATCATTCTGTCGGTCTGCGCCGTCAAAATCTGCAATAAACGCAAACGCAGGAAACAAGAGAAAG CCCTTTCTGCTGCATACAACATGGTGGCGTGCAGAACCACAGACCAAATGAATGGAGGTCAAGCAGCTGGCCAAGTGCCTTTAAAAAA ATCTAGCTCGCGCCGAATACCAGCTGTGACCGTCGGGGCCGTAAAACGCCTTGGAGCCTTCTTCCTCTCCGGCCTCCGCCGCCCTCCTGAGAACCCATCCCCCTCCCCATCCCCGTTTGGCGCCCGCTCGACCGACTCAGAAGTGGAGCTACGGGCGTATTACGTGCGTCGCGAGATGGTCTACCCGCTGTCAAGCATCGCGCGCGCTGCCGACGGCCGATTCGTGCTCGActcggccagcagcagcagcagcgacgagGGCGGCTTTGCAGCCGCGCACCGCGAGATGCTAGGGCAGCCTGCCGGCTGGCGGCGGCCCATCCTAGCGACGCCGAGCATGCGATCGGAGGCGTCAGGCGAGAGCCACACGCTGCCGCGGCAGCCACTGCGACACGCCATCATGCGCGCCTCGTCACCTGGTCCGCTCAGTACCGGCACCTGGCCCCTGCATAACTTCAGCGACCTCAGCTCGGTGCGTCAGCCAAGCTCCATGTTCATGCCAGACGTTTCACTGCCAACGCCGAGCCAGGTGGCCAGTTCGCTGCGCTCGACGCATGAGCGTTACCGACAGGAGCTGCCCTCGCTGCAGGCCATCCACGCCGAGGTGTCGCCGCGGTGGCAGCACGTACGCGTCGACGTTCACCAGCCAGCACAGCACCGCCTCTCGGGCCGCCACGTGCACACGACGCCGCTGTTCCGGCCGCTGCAGCCTAGCAGTCCGGAACCCGGCGGCCAGTGGGCGCTGCTGCCGCGGTCGGTGCGGGCGCGGCCATCAcccggcagcggcggccggcGCGCCGCGTTGCGACACGCTCGCTCCGCTCCAGAGCTACGTGGTGGCAGTCCGTCGCGACCGTCACCGCACGAGCTTTCGCCCGAGAGCCGCTCGAGCAGCAGCGGCTTCGGCAGCAAGAACAACTCTCAGCAGACGGGCAGCTCGTCGCGCTCACCGCCACTGCCGGGTCCCCCCTACCGTCCACCGCCCCCGCCACCCCTTGCCTCGTGGCTGCGCAAGCCGCTGCCCTTGTATGTGATGTCAGCGTGGCCACCACCGCCCTATGAGTCGCCTACGTCGGCTGCCGGCCGTGACGCCAGCGTCGACGACCACTATGAGTTTGATGCTGACCTAAACACACCGGTGCCGACGCCGTCGCCGGGCGGGCCGTCGGACGCGTACAACACCTTTCTGAGCACCACCTCGCTCAGCCTGACCGGGTCGTCGTCGGCGGCCAAGCACCAGGACATCGAGGCGCGCGTGCAGGCCATGAAGCAGGAGTTCCAAGAGTACCGCGAACGGCAGGCGCGCCGCCGCAACAAGAgccagcaacagcagcagctggAGAGTGCCTGCTGA